CCATGGTTAAGTGTAGATTATTTCTCTCATCAATAGAGATAAAAAAAGTATTAGGgagtgttaatttaaaaaaaaaaagtaaataacttcAGTAGGTTttgcaaatgctttttaaaaaatttttttcctttctttttcttttgtttataatctGCATTCtgctgaattaattaattaattaatttttttattttgacacaggttctctgttgcccaggctggagtgcagtggcacaatcactgcagcctcgatctctcaggctcaggtgatcttccttcctaagactcccaagtagctgggactacaggcatgtgccaccacactcagctaattttttgtactttttgtagagatgaggttttgccatgttgcccaggctggtctcccactcttgggctcaagcgatcctcctgcctcaacctcccaaagttgttggattacaggcgtgagccacggtgcccagccaaacattttttaaaaacctattaacAATAAGTAATAATCGTATCAGCAAAATAGGAGAACAGTGATATTCAtctgaattttgtgtttttctaaattGTAGTGAAAAtacatacaacataaaatttactatcttaactatttttaagtaggCAGCtcaggcaggtgcagtggctcatgcctgtaatcccagcactttgggaggttgaggtgggcagatcagttgagtccaggagttcaagagcagcctgggtaacatagtgagacccacttctctaccaaaaatacaaaaactagcctgctatggtggcacacacctgtagtcccagtcccagctacttgggaggctgaggtgggaggatcacttgagcctgggaagcagaagttgcagtgagccgaaatcaggccactgcactccagcctcggcaacaacaacaaaaaaagtagcaGCTCAGAGCTCAGTACTGTTAAGTATGTTTACATTATCATATAACCAATCTCcagatcattttcttttttgtaactttattttattttatttttttttttgagacagagtttcactcttgttgcccaggctggagtgcaatggcatgatctcggctcactgcgacctctggctcctgggttcaagcgattctcctgcctcagcctcccaagtagctggcattacaagcatccaccaccacacctggctaattttttttatatttttagtagagacgagggtttcaccatgttggccaggctggtctcaaactcctggcctcaggtgatccacccgtctcggcctcccaaagtgctgggattacaggtgtgagccaccacgcctggactgtaactttaattttaattttttaggatcaggtcttactttgttgcccaggctagagtactgTGGCACAActatggctcactgtaacctcaatcctcctgcttcagcctccccagtagccaggactataggcccacaccaccatgctcagctatttaAAGAATTGTTTTGGCCGggacagtggcttacgcctgtaatcatagcactttgggaggccgaggcgggtggatcactaggtcaggagatcgagatcatcctggctaacacggtgaaaccccgtctctactaaaaatacaaaaaaattagctgggtgtggtggtgggcgcctgtagtcccagctactcaggaggctgaggcaggagaatggcgtgaacccgggaggtggagcttgcagtgagctgagattgcgccatcgcactccagcctgggcgacagagcgagactcagtctcaaaaaaaaaaaaagaattgttttgtagagacagggtctcattatgttgcccaggctggtctggaactcctcctggcctcaagtgagcctgctgcctcagcctcctaactagctgggactataagcatgggccaccatgcctggtttcaTGTTGCAGaattgaaactctatacccattaagcaACAATTCCACATTCCTTCAACCCCCTCCtacctggcaaccactattccaCTTTCtgttctatgaatttgactattctagatacctcatgtgagtggaatcatacagtattagTGTGTGagaggtttatttcacttagcataatgtcctccaagctcacctatgttgtagcatatatcagaatttgttactttttttttttttgagacggagtcttgctctgtcacccaggctggagtgcagtggtgcgatcttggctcaccgcaacctctgcctcccgggttcaagcaattctcccacctctgcctccctagtagtagctgggattacaggcatgtgctaccacccCTGactagttttgtgtgtgtgtgtgtgtgtgtgtattttttagtagagatggggtttcgccatgttggccaggcaggtctcgaactcctgacctcaggtgatccgcccgcctcagcctcccaaagtattgggattacaggcgtgagccaccacgcccaggcagaattcattacttttttttttttttttttttgagatggagtctcactctgtttcccaggctggagtcagtggtgcgatctcggctgactgcaaactccgcctcccaggttcaagtgattctcctgcctcagcttcccaagtagctgggattacagccatgtgtcaccacacgcagctaatttttgtatttttagtagagatggggtttcaccatattggccaggctggtcttgaactcctgaccttgtgatctgcctgtcttggcctcccaaagtgctgggattacaggtgtgaaccactgcgcccaggcaGTATTCGTtactttttaaggctaaataatattccattgtatgtatatatcacatttctttatccatttttctgtctCTGGACACAGGGATTGCTTCAGTTCCGAGTTGAATTTTGAGACTGGCCTCTTTACAGGCAGCTCTCTTGCTCTCATGACCTAAGTTACCACAGGCACACCCTAGACAAGGTCTTTCATCTCTTCTCAGGTGGAGTCTTAGATTCACTGCAGCTGCTGTCACTTCAAGATACAAGTAGGACAAGATTTTGCCTTCAAAGTCTGCACTCTAGGACTTCCCTTACTTATCATCTGCCTGACGTGGTCATTGCACTCTAGCACACATGACTGCTTTAAGTTAATAATTAAACTTTAGCACATCGAGAGGGAATTAGGAGGTGTCAGCAATGGTGATGAATCTCACCCCAACTCATGTTACCCAGTTTATGTAACAACAGTTTAAAACATTGACTTGGGGGTCCTGGATATTCTAGGTGTTAGGGTGCTGCAATCCCCTGGAACTGTATTAGTTGATTTTATTTCATGAGTGTGCATAAAACACCTTCTATCTATGGGACTGGCATGGGGCTTGGTGCTTAGAACATATAGATGAACAAGATCTTTGCTAGCAAGGAGCTGAGAGCTTAGTGAAGAAAGAGTGAAAAGTCCACAGTGAGAACATGGAGGTGCACATACCTGGGCTGCAGGCACACTGCCTCTGCCTGATCCAGTCCTGACACTGAAAAATGTGTAGATGATAAGAAGACAAGCCAGCCATGTGCCTTGACCATGATGTTTGGAGACCTTCAGTTTGCCTTTTTCTGATGGGACTttcctctgttaatttttttgttacttAGGAGAACTCCTGGAAGCCCCGTCTTCCTCCTCATGCCCATTGCCTGACCAGAGCCACCCTGCACTCAGGAGAGCTTCTCGGTTTGCTCAGTGTAAGTATGTGGTCCACTTTAAACATGGGTTTGGCTTGCCGCAGAGCGGGCTTCGAGAATATCCTACATCCATCTCCCTACTGCTAGGGCCACTCCTTGGCTTACTGCACATGGATTTGTTCCAGGTCCCTCCACGGGGGGAGCTGATTGCAAAGGCAAAGCAGGTTGAGACTCTAGACCCAAGAGCACTCAGAGTCCCGCCAACCTTTGAGCATCTCTGCTGTGGCCACCAACTACAGCCAACTGCCTGTTCCCAAACCTGCTGAGGTATTTCTGCATCTGTGCTGTGGCCACCAACTATAGCCAACTGCCTCTTCCTAAACCTGCTGAGGTATTTCTGCCATCTCAGTCTGGGATAGTCCTTAAGAGCATGGATCCCAGAGCCAGACTGCTTGGGTTTGACTCCCAGCAGCtccactaactagctgtgtgatcttgggcaagtcacttaagcTTCCTAGAGcctgggtttcctcatctgtaaaatggagataatatagTACTTCTCTTGCGGGATTGCCATGAGGGTTAAGTGAGTGAGTATGAGTAAAACACCTAGAGTAGTCATGCTGTATAAGTGTTAGCAATTTATTCACTCAATAGGAAACCAAATGAAATATACAAAGTGAGTAAGACATGGTCCTCAATCAGGAAGTTTCAGTTTAACTGGGAAGGTATAAACAGCTGTGGTCATAAATCACCATAagacgggcgtgagccaccgcaccttgcctacgcccagctaattttggtatgtttaatagagacaggagttggccatgatggccaggctggtcttgacctcctggcctcaagtgttccacctgcctcagcctcccaaagtgctgggattacaggggtaagccagtgcacctggctgAAGGAGctggcctgatttttaaaattgacatataataattgtatagtctgggtgcagtggctcatgcctgtaattgcagcactttgggaggctgagatggcaggattgctggagctcaggagttcgacaccagcctaggAAGCATGGCAAAATCCTGcttcttttctaaataaattttaaaaataaataaatataataagtgtacatatttatgggatacatagtgatgtttcaatacatatggTGCATAGTGATCCGATCAAGGTAGTTAGCATATCTATCATctgaaacatttatcatttcttcctgTTGGGTGATGTAGCAATTTTAATGCTAGTGTGAGTGAAACATCACACCAAAAGATACAAAGTTGCTATTTGAAGACTTCTTAGCATGGACCATCAAAAGATGACCGGCCATGttcttattgttctttttttttttccaaaggggCCATCCATCCAACCTTTAACTTGAAGAGCCTTTCCTGCAGCCTGGAGGTGTCCAAGGATTCCCGTACAGTGACTGTGTCTCACCGCCCACAACCCTATCGCTGGAGCTGTGAGAGGTTTTCTACCAGCCAGGTCTTATGTTCCCAGGCCCTGTCTTCTGGAAAGCATTACTGGGAAGTGGACACTAGGAATTGCAGCCACTGGGCAGTTGGGGTGGCTTCCTGGGAGATGAGCCGCGACCAGGTCCTGGGAAGGACTATGGACTCTTGTTGTGTGGAATGGAAGGGGACTAGCCAGCTCTCTGCATGGCACATGGTCAAGGAAACTGTCCTTGGCTCAGACAGACCTGGGGTGGTGGGCATCTGGCTGAACCTTGAGGAGGGAAAGCTTGCCTTCTATTCAGTGGACAATCAGGAGAAGCTTCTGTATGAGTGTAccatctctgcctcctctcctttGTACCCTGCCTTCTGGCTGTATGGCTTACATCCTGGAAATTACCTGATAATAAAGCAAGTAAAGGTGTAAGGTTTCCTAAGGGATTACAACACAGTGGTTTCCTGGTCTCTCTCCCTGTCATCAATCAGGGTAGTAACTTGACTTAAGAATACcactttttagaaaaattacgatagagatgggatctcactaggttgcccaggctggtgtcgaattcctggtctcaagcagtcctcccacctcagcctcccaaggtgctgggattacaggtgtgagccaccacacctggccaagaatacCACTTTTGAAGTTAATCCTTTTGTGTGATACAGGATGAACTTGGGATGTTTGAACCCTGGACATTCCAAATAAAGAATAGGCCCCTGCCTGGCTCCTGGGAGATAACCTCTAAGCCATTAGAATATCTTGCCTGATAAGAGTGTTTTTGTTTACCTGTGGGCCTTGGGCCATGCAGTATCAGCTTGACCTTGCAAGGTCAAGCTGAGGAGACTAAGTTAGCCATGTGGGCAGTGAAGCATGCCAATGTGATCAATCCCTAGTAAAAGCCCTGGACACCTAGGCATGGGTGAGCTACTCTGGTTGGTAATACTCTGTGCACACATCATTGTAGCCACACATCATTGCTGGGAGAATTAAGCATTATCCTGAAGACTCTGCCAGGAGAGGATAATTGGAAGTTCTCTTGGACCTTACCTTATGTGCCTTTCTTCattgctgattttaatctgtatcctttcactgtaataaactgTAACTATGAGTGCAACACTttgctgagttctgtgagtccttctagtgaATCACTGAACCTGAGGGCAGTCTCAGAGGATCTCTAAACATAATTTGCTACTTATCAGTTGCTATGTAAGAATATTGCCACAAATTTAAtggtttaaaataacacatagatattatttcacagtttctgtgagtcaggagtCAGAGCATAGCTTAGCTGAGTCTCCTACATCAGAGTTTTACAAGCTGCAATCAACATGTCAGCTGGGGACACAGGGTCATCTGAGGCTCCAATGGGGAAGGATCTGCCTCCAAATTACATGGTCATTGGCAGCCTTCAGTTCTTGAGTTGCCGGActgagggcctcagtttctttctggtTGTTGGCTGGAGACCGCCCTCAGTTCCTTACCCCATAGGCCTTTGCAACACAGCTGCTTGTTTCCTCAAAGACAATAAGGGAGAGGGTCTCCTAGCCAGATGAcgcaaaatcttttttttttttttgagacggagtctcactcttgatgcccaggctggagtgcagtggtgtgatctgggctcactgcatccgccgccttccagtttcaagcaattctcctgcctcagcctcccgagtagctgggattacagatgtctgccactacgcccggctaattttttttttgtatttttagtagagatggggtttcaccatgttggccaagctggtctcgaactcctgacttcgtgattctcccgcctcagcctcccaaagtgctgggattacaggcatgagccactgcacccggctgacaCAAAATCTTACATAGCATAACCACATAA
Above is a window of Homo sapiens chromosome 17 genomic patch of type FIX, GRCh38.p14 PATCHES HG2407_PATCH DNA encoding:
- the RNF135 gene encoding E3 ubiquitin-protein ligase RNF135 isoform X1; this translates as MRKPVSFLKLLDCPDREVAVEKSITEVAQELTELVEHLVDIVRSLQNQRPLSESGPDNELSILGKAFSSGVDLSMASPKLVTSDTAAGKIRDILHDLEEIQEKLQESVTWKEAPEAQMQGELLEAPSSSSCPLPDQSHPALRRASRFAQWAIHPTFNLKSLSCSLEVSKDSRTVTVSHRPQPYRWSCERFSTSQVLCSQALSSGKHYWEVDTRNCSHWAVGVASWEMSRDQVLGRTMDSCCVEWKGTSQLSAWHMVKETVLGSDRPGVVGIWLNLEEGKLAFYSVDNQEKLLYECTISASSPLYPAFWLYGLHPGNYLIIKQVKV
- the RNF135 gene encoding E3 ubiquitin-protein ligase RNF135 isoform X3, with product MILHKTFRACPRKKFENYWLTHSFQKLGCEMEKRRAGSREAQVKGGSREEHHRSCSGADRAGGTSCRHCQKPAESEAPIRIWTRQRTEHPGQGELLEAPSSSSCPLPDQSHPALRRASRFAQWAIHPTFNLKSLSCSLEVSKDSRTVTVSHRPQPYRWSCERFSTSQVLCSQALSSGKHYWEVDTRNCSHWAVGVASWEMSRDQVLGRTMDSCCVEWKGTSQLSAWHMVKETVLGSDRPGVVGIWLNLEEGKLAFYSVDNQEKLLYECTISASSPLYPAFWLYGLHPGNYLIIKQVKV
- the RNF135 gene encoding E3 ubiquitin-protein ligase RNF135 isoform X2, whose protein sequence is MASPKLVTSDTAAGKIRDILHDLEEIQEKLQESVTWKEAPEAQMQGELLEAPSSSSCPLPDQSHPALRRASRFAQWAIHPTFNLKSLSCSLEVSKDSRTVTVSHRPQPYRWSCERFSTSQVLCSQALSSGKHYWEVDTRNCSHWAVGVASWEMSRDQVLGRTMDSCCVEWKGTSQLSAWHMVKETVLGSDRPGVVGIWLNLEEGKLAFYSVDNQEKLLYECTISASSPLYPAFWLYGLHPGNYLIIKQVKV